One Thermococcus eurythermalis DNA segment encodes these proteins:
- a CDS encoding alanyl-tRNA editing protein — translation MTRKLYYEDAYLKEARARVLEIRDNALLLDQTIFYPTGGGQPHDRGTINGVEVLDVYKDEAGNVWHVVAEPEKFKPGGEVELRIDWDYRYKLMRIHTAMHLLEHVLNVVLPEKWEPYGSGMSAEKGRLDIVYPENVNKWKQEIIETFNRLVDEGGEVKIWWEGETRLTQIRDFEVIPCGGTHVRDIKEIGHLKKLKRSSLGKGKQRLGIWLED, via the coding sequence ATGACACGCAAGCTCTACTACGAGGACGCATACCTCAAAGAAGCGAGGGCAAGAGTCCTGGAAATCAGGGACAACGCCCTTCTCCTCGACCAGACAATCTTCTATCCGACCGGCGGCGGACAGCCCCACGACAGGGGGACGATAAACGGCGTAGAGGTTCTGGACGTCTACAAGGACGAGGCCGGAAACGTCTGGCACGTCGTCGCCGAGCCCGAGAAGTTCAAGCCGGGGGGCGAGGTCGAGCTCAGGATAGACTGGGACTACAGGTACAAGCTCATGAGAATCCACACCGCGATGCACCTCCTTGAGCACGTCCTCAACGTCGTCCTGCCCGAGAAGTGGGAGCCCTACGGAAGCGGAATGAGCGCAGAGAAGGGCAGGCTGGATATCGTTTATCCCGAGAACGTGAACAAGTGGAAGCAGGAGATTATTGAGACCTTCAACAGGCTCGTGGACGAAGGCGGAGAGGTAAAGATATGGTGGGAAGGCGAGACAAGGCTCACACAGATAAGGGACTTTGAGGTAATCCCCTGCGGCGGCACCCACGTGAGGGACATAAAGGAAATCGGCCACCTCAAGAAGCTCAAGCGCTCCAGCCTCGGGAAAGGAAAGCAGAGGCTGGGGATTTGGCTTGAGGACTGA
- a CDS encoding phosphoadenosine phosphosulfate reductase domain-containing protein has protein sequence MGRPVFLGKAYINWCEECNVPLIGDSCAVHGKERVFRLDITPPGDLRFAFEKDIEFIRSVFKEHYGVDIGEVLDGKVVLLNKLPSEDDAYEIIVDGYVFGYVKFNPIELRWRAGLKVEGAIALWKRFGKEMKKWIIVDKGAVEPIKKGANLMAVGVLEAEPSIRVNDEVILVSEDGEVFATGIAKKDYEALMRGERGTGVKPKRQKKVNYREGRKATMEDVLRANSIALEDKVVKSREFMRRVANRYSELPVAVAFSGGKDSLAVLGLALEEFGGDFTVFFNNTGIEFPETVEYVEKLRKELEPKGIRFIVADAGDAFWRALYVFSPPGRDYRWCCKVTKLGPITLAIKESYPKGVLMFVGQRKYESIKRFKQPRVWRNEWVPNEIGASPIFHWRAVEVWLYIFSRKLPYNPLYERGFDRIGCFLCPSASLAEFERLKREKPELWEKWFRALEHWRKRFGFPEEWITYGFWRWKRLSKGEKSIARKLGVEIPEERSWEPVKVKIEETEDGYELEFNTVLNKKRLLEVAPILGEVGVEGDVIRAGEVEFFTGTRKARAPDEREAVSAYHLVKRAYECVGCGVCVGKCPEEALSIDERSKKIVVDWDRCVHCRECMEVCPLLKIKNPEEGSQL, from the coding sequence ATGGGGAGGCCCGTCTTCCTGGGTAAGGCTTACATAAACTGGTGTGAGGAGTGCAACGTCCCGCTCATCGGCGATAGCTGTGCCGTTCATGGAAAGGAGAGAGTGTTCAGGCTGGACATCACGCCCCCAGGCGACCTCAGGTTCGCCTTTGAGAAGGACATCGAGTTCATACGCTCCGTCTTCAAGGAGCACTACGGCGTCGACATCGGTGAAGTCCTCGACGGAAAGGTTGTCCTGCTCAACAAGCTTCCCAGCGAGGACGACGCCTACGAAATCATAGTTGACGGCTACGTCTTCGGCTACGTCAAGTTCAACCCCATTGAGCTCCGCTGGCGGGCTGGCCTGAAGGTCGAAGGAGCGATAGCTCTCTGGAAGCGCTTCGGGAAGGAGATGAAGAAGTGGATAATCGTGGACAAAGGCGCCGTCGAGCCGATAAAGAAGGGCGCTAACTTGATGGCAGTCGGGGTCCTTGAGGCGGAGCCGAGCATAAGGGTGAACGACGAGGTAATCCTCGTTTCCGAGGACGGCGAGGTCTTTGCGACAGGGATAGCGAAGAAGGACTATGAGGCCCTGATGAGAGGCGAGCGCGGGACGGGTGTAAAACCGAAGAGGCAGAAAAAGGTCAACTACCGCGAGGGCAGGAAGGCCACGATGGAGGACGTGCTGAGGGCCAACAGCATAGCGCTTGAGGACAAGGTCGTTAAGAGCAGGGAGTTCATGAGACGGGTCGCGAACAGGTACTCGGAGCTTCCCGTTGCGGTCGCGTTCTCCGGCGGAAAGGACAGCTTGGCGGTTCTTGGCTTGGCTTTAGAGGAGTTTGGAGGGGACTTCACAGTCTTCTTCAACAATACGGGTATAGAGTTCCCGGAGACAGTTGAGTACGTGGAGAAGCTCAGGAAGGAACTTGAACCGAAAGGAATCCGATTCATAGTGGCCGACGCTGGAGACGCGTTCTGGAGGGCTCTCTACGTCTTCTCCCCGCCGGGCAGGGACTACCGCTGGTGCTGTAAGGTGACGAAGCTCGGCCCGATAACGCTCGCCATAAAGGAGAGCTATCCCAAAGGCGTCCTTATGTTCGTCGGCCAGAGGAAGTACGAAAGCATAAAGCGCTTCAAGCAGCCGCGCGTCTGGAGAAACGAGTGGGTGCCCAACGAGATCGGCGCGTCGCCGATATTCCACTGGCGCGCGGTAGAGGTCTGGCTCTACATCTTCAGCAGGAAACTGCCCTACAACCCGCTCTACGAGAGGGGCTTTGACAGGATAGGCTGCTTCCTCTGTCCGAGCGCGTCGCTGGCAGAGTTCGAGAGGCTCAAGCGCGAGAAGCCGGAGCTCTGGGAGAAATGGTTTAGGGCTTTGGAGCACTGGAGAAAGCGCTTTGGTTTCCCCGAGGAGTGGATTACCTACGGATTCTGGCGGTGGAAGAGGCTGAGTAAGGGTGAGAAGTCCATAGCCAGGAAGCTCGGCGTCGAGATTCCGGAGGAGCGCTCGTGGGAGCCGGTTAAGGTTAAAATTGAAGAGACCGAGGACGGCTACGAGCTGGAGTTCAACACCGTCCTCAACAAGAAGCGCCTCCTTGAGGTCGCCCCGATACTCGGCGAGGTGGGCGTTGAGGGGGACGTGATAAGGGCAGGCGAAGTCGAGTTCTTCACAGGGACGAGGAAAGCACGGGCACCGGACGAGAGAGAGGCAGTCAGCGCCTACCACCTCGTCAAGAGGGCCTACGAGTGCGTCGGCTGCGGCGTCTGCGTCGGGAAGTGCCCCGAAGAAGCGCTCAGCATAGACGAGAGGAGCAAGAAGATAGTCGTTGACTGGGACAGATGCGTCCACTGCAGGGAGTGCATGGAGGTCTGCCCGTTGCTGAAGATTAAGAACCCCGAGGAAGGGAGCCAGCTCTGA
- a CDS encoding ATP-binding protein, which yields MVQLYYKHNPDADVMYLFLDEVQVVEGWEMFVRRLLEGKRARVFITGSSSKLLSREIATSLRGRTLGFRLFPLSFREFLIFKEFELRKPLTERKRGILLRLLEEYVEYGGFPGIVDYSPLLKIRTLQEYLNLIVYRDLVERYGVEKVSALKALIRVLARNFARKASLRKLHSLVSSTGVKVSRPTLAEYLSYLEDVGFVLPVKKYHPSDVESLRSQPKLYIADVGLATALGVEDAGYRIENIVAIELLRRKSYFEPRLEVHYWEDERGEVDFVVSLGGKVRELIRVSYALDEPQTRERELRALFRASKALNCQNLTVVTWEEEGVEEINGKKVRFVPLWRWLLG from the coding sequence ATAGTTCAGCTCTACTACAAGCACAACCCCGATGCTGATGTTATGTACCTCTTCCTCGACGAGGTTCAGGTCGTTGAGGGCTGGGAGATGTTCGTAAGGCGTCTGCTCGAAGGGAAGAGGGCGAGGGTGTTCATAACGGGCTCGTCTTCAAAACTGCTCTCTCGTGAAATAGCGACCTCGCTTCGGGGAAGAACCCTGGGCTTTCGGCTGTTTCCACTCTCGTTCCGTGAGTTTTTGATATTCAAAGAATTCGAGCTGAGAAAGCCCTTAACCGAAAGGAAACGTGGAATTCTCCTGCGCCTTCTTGAGGAATACGTTGAGTACGGCGGTTTCCCGGGAATCGTTGATTACTCGCCCCTGCTGAAGATTAGAACCCTCCAGGAGTATCTCAACCTGATAGTTTACAGGGACCTCGTTGAGCGCTATGGAGTGGAGAAGGTCTCGGCTTTGAAGGCCCTGATACGTGTTCTGGCCAGGAACTTCGCGAGAAAGGCCTCACTCAGAAAGCTCCACTCCCTCGTCTCTTCAACTGGCGTTAAGGTCAGCAGGCCGACGCTTGCGGAGTATCTAAGTTACCTTGAGGACGTCGGCTTCGTGCTCCCTGTCAAGAAATACCATCCAAGCGACGTTGAGTCGTTGAGAAGTCAACCGAAGCTCTACATAGCGGACGTTGGCCTTGCAACGGCCCTTGGAGTCGAAGACGCCGGTTACAGGATTGAGAACATCGTTGCCATCGAGCTCCTGAGGAGAAAGAGCTACTTCGAGCCGAGGCTTGAGGTTCATTATTGGGAAGATGAAAGAGGCGAGGTGGACTTCGTGGTTTCGCTTGGGGGGAAGGTCAGAGAGCTGATACGGGTAAGCTACGCCCTTGATGAACCACAAACTCGTGAAAGGGAGCTCAGGGCACTTTTCAGGGCATCGAAGGCCCTCAACTGTCAGAATCTGACTGTTGTAACGTGGGAAGAAGAAGGGGTTGAGGAAATCAACGGGAAGAAGGTTCGCTTTGTTCCCCTCTGGCGCTGGCTCCTTGGATAG